CAAAATTATGCCTTGTGCTATACGAGGGGTATATCAGGCGATTTCGCCAACCCTGCGCAATCGTTCCAGGTCGGGAATCACCAGGAACCGGCCTTCCGCCTCGATCAGGTCATCATTTTTCATTTTATTGAGGGTTACGGTCACGGTCTCCCTGGTGGAGGCGATCAGGTCTGCAAAATCCTGATGGGTGAGTTTCATTTTCAGGAGATACCCATCCCCATGCGGAACCGCGAAATCTTCGAGCAGGTTGACGATGGTCTTGGCAAGCCGTT
This portion of the Desulfobacterales bacterium genome encodes:
- a CDS encoding helix-turn-helix domain-containing protein, giving the protein RLAKTIVNLLEDFAVPHGDGYLLKMKLTHQDFADLIASTRETVTVTLNKMKNDDLIEAEGRFLVIPDLERLRRVGEIA